The following proteins are co-located in the Phragmites australis chromosome 10, lpPhrAust1.1, whole genome shotgun sequence genome:
- the LOC133883156 gene encoding early nodulin-like protein 18 produces MARPYRLGLVCFSLLVAAASATQFRVGGQKGWSVPDSGFEPYNTWAGRLRFQIGDQLLFVYPKETDSVLLVEPAAYNACNTSSYVRKFDDGATVFTFNRSGPFFFISGSEANCRANEKLIVVVLADRSGTRTPRAPSTTPPPSSAASPSSPPSAAPMPSPSSPPPAALLPAPAATPSLAPSPASSAPAATPSLAPSPASSAPAAAPTTTPSSPPSPAALAPSPSTSPATPGGVPQPPSASANAPSAEGGSTSTPTPPAAKGQSGAATVVAGFVGSLGAYIGYAMLAM; encoded by the exons ATGGCACGGCCTTACCGTCTAGGACTGGTCTGCTTCTCCCTCCTGGTCGCTGCGGCCAGCGCGACGCAGTTCAGGGTCGGGGGCCAGAAAGGCTGGAGCGTGCCTGATTCCGGCTTCGAGCCCTACAACACGTGGGCGGGGAGGCTGCGGTTTCAGATAGGCGACCAGCTCT TGTTCGTGTACCCGAAGGAGACGGACTCGGTGCTCCTGGTGGAGCCGGCCGCGTACAACGCGTGCAACACGTCGTCGTACGTCAGGAAGTTCGACGACGGCGCCACCGTGTTCACGTTCAACCGCTCCGgccccttcttcttcatcaGCGGTAGCGAGGCCAACTGCAGGGCCAACGAGAAgctcatcgtcgtcgtcctcgccgACCGCAGCGGCACCCGAACCCCGCGGGCTCCGTCTaccacgccgccgccgtcttcCGCGGCAAGCCCCTCGTCGCCTCCCTCTGCTGCCCCTATGCCAAGCCCATCGTCCCCTCCCCCGGCTGCCCTTCTGCCGGCTCCTGCAGCCACCCCGAGCTTGGCGCCGTCTCCAGCAAGTTCGGCTCCTGCAGCCACCCCGAGCTTGGCGCCGTCTCCAGCAAGTTCGGCTCCTGCGGCTGCTCCTACGACCACCCCGAGCTCGCCACCGTCGCCCGCGGCTCTGGCCCCGTCGCCATCCACCTCGCCTGCCACCCCAGGAGGCGTGCCGCAGCCACCTTCTGCTTCAGCCAACGCGCCAAGCGCCGAGGGTGGCAGCACGAGCACGCCGACGCCACCTGCAGCCAAAGGTCAGAGCGGGGCTGCCACTGTGGTCGCGGGCTTCGTCGGCTCGCTAGGCGCCTACATCGGTTACGCCATGCTTGCCATGTGA
- the LOC133883157 gene encoding small ribosomal subunit protein uS11z — translation MSKRKTREPKEENVTLGPTVREGEYVFGVARIFASFNDTFIHVTDLSGRETLVRITGGMKVKADRDESSPYAAMLAAQDVAQRCKELGITALHIKLRATGGNKTKTPGPGAQSALRALARSGMKIGRIEDVTPIPTDSTRRKGGRRGRRL, via the exons ATG TCGAAGAGGAAGACCAGGGAGCCCAAGGAGGAAAATGTCACCCTTGGACCCACTGTCCGTGAAGGAGAGTATGTCTTTGGTGTTGCTCGCATCTTTGCGTCCTTCAATGACACTTTCATT CATGTCACTGATTTGTCTGGAAGGGAAACACTGGTTCGGATCACTG GTGGGATGAAGGTCAAGGCTGATCGTGACGAGTCATCACCTTACGCAGCTATGCTTGCAGCCCAAGATGTTGCACAGCGATGCAAG GAGCTTGGTATCACTGCACTGCATATTAAGCTTCGTGCCACTGGAGGCAACAAGACCAAGACTCCTGGACCTGGTGCTCAATCTGCTCTCCGGGCTCTTGCCCGTTCTGGGATGAAAATTGGGCGCATTG AGGATGTTACCCCGATTCCCACTGACAGCACTCGCAGAAAGGGTGgtaggagggggaggaggctgTAG
- the LOC133883158 gene encoding uncharacterized protein LOC133883158, producing MSEERPVPRRESPWGLPEGDNRQPKAHRCNDRAEDVVQACFEGNPFKTVPGPFKLFWQCMRSNPGEEPTEPYTYLQLDPPNRAEVKLE from the exons ATGAGCGAGGAGAGGCCGGTGCCGCGGCGGGAGAGCCCGTGGGGTTTGCCGGAGGGCGACAATCGGCAGCCCAAGGCGCACCGCTGCAACGACCGCGCCGAGGACGTCGTCCAG GCTTGCTTTGAGGGGAATCCATTCAAGACAGTTCCGGGTCCATTCAAGCTCTTCTGGCAGTGCATGCGGTCGAATCCTGG GGAGGAACCAACCGAACCGTATACTTACCTGCAGCTGGATCCTCCAAATAGGGCTGAAGTCAAGCTGGAGTAA